One window of the Oncorhynchus gorbuscha isolate QuinsamMale2020 ecotype Even-year linkage group LG17, OgorEven_v1.0, whole genome shotgun sequence genome contains the following:
- the srrm1 gene encoding LOW QUALITY PROTEIN: serine/arginine repetitive matrix protein 1 (The sequence of the model RefSeq protein was modified relative to this genomic sequence to represent the inferred CDS: deleted 2 bases in 2 codons) yields MDAGFFRGTSAEQDNRFSNKQKKLLKQLKFAECLEKKVDMTKVNLEVIKPWITQRVTEILGFEDDVVIEFVFNQLEEKHPDSKMMQINLTGFLNGKNAREFMRDLWPLLLSAQDNIAGIPSAFLEQKKEEIKQRQIEQEKLASLKKIDEKENKDNRERESPRRRKSRSQSPRRRSPVKRERKRSHSRSPRRKPSPSSSPPPTAPAVTLVSVTLPQGTEEPQPEPDTSESAVPEPVIQEASSTSDLVKPHTVVVVPDSVMKVKEPSPGKASKKERPKPREKEGRRDRPRHRSRSHSRRRPKSRSRSYSPRRRPSPRRRMSPRRRSPPRRGPPGPRHRRSRSPVRRRRSRSPSSSGSNSSAPRSPQKAMKRTSTTPPRKQPRGHAADPSLSPSRRRAPNGSPPGKARRSASPRARKGRSSASPSRSAGSKKKLGSRNDSLSPVPKPRHSEASESEGATADPVQQRRQYRRQNRETSSDTGSSSSSEDEGSKRPGGGPAARNGNVRRRRSRSPSSPRRRHRDGSPRKRRSPSPGGRRSPPRRRRSPSPPPRRRSPSPPPRRRSPSPRRYSPPIQRRYSPTPLGPQKRRLSGSPPPKCLSPMPKRRPSRSPKRRSPPPQKRRTPPLPTSPPRHRRSPMLPSNRPGRGTRSPPAVHSNRLSPSPVNRGRAMRGSASPQGRFDSSGTSPPGLRRQVSPSHSNRAIRRVSRTPEPRKNQRASQSPQPMRRASSRSPSGSPKPGALKRPAPASGFPSSGCSASGSPSAPLAKKASSGSGSPSPNKNSDTEAGGKKNKKHKKEKKHKKDKKHKKHKKHKKEKSGVLVAAGDGQENLGMEEDVDSDLKKESDSEVEERLDDLEKHLREKALRSMRKAGKLSPPLS; encoded by the exons CACCCGGACAGTAAGATGATGCAGATCAACCTGACGGGCTTCCTGAATGGGAAGAATGCCAGAGAGTTTATGAGGGACCTGTGGCCTCTGCTGCTCAGTGCCCAGGACAACATTGCCGGTATCCCCTCTGCCTTCCTGGAACAGAAGAAAGAGGAGATCAAACAGAGACAG ATTGAGCAGGAGAAGCTTGCCTCTCTGAAGAAGATTGATGAGAAGGAAAACAAAGataacagagaaagggagagccccAGAAG GAGGAAGTCAAGGTCACAGTCTCCACGGCGACGGTCTCcagtgaagagggagagaaagcggaGTCACTCCCGCTCCCCGAGGCGTAAGCCCAGTCCCAGCAGCTCCCCTCCACCAACAGCCCCAGCCGTCACCCTGGTCAGTGTTACATTGCCCCAGGGCACTGAGGAGCcccagccagagccagacacCTCTGAGAGCGCAGTACCTGAGCCAGTCATTCAGGAGGCCTCTTCCACCAG TGATTTGGTGAAGCCGCACACTGTGGTTGTGGTACCTGACTCTGTGATGAAGGTCAAAGAACCCTCCCCAGGAAAGGCTTCTAAAAAGGAGAGGCCCAAGCCCAGGGAGAAGGAGGGCAGGAGGGACAGGCCCCGCCACCGCTCTCGCTCCCATTCCCGCAGACGACCTAAATCGCGGTCCAGATCTTACTCCCCACGCCGGAGGCCGAGCCCCAGGAGACGGATGTCCCCTCGTCGTAGGAGCCCCCCCAGGCGTGGCCCCCCAGGCCCCAGACACAGGCGCAGTCGCTCCCCTGTCCGCAG GCGGCGCTCTCGCTCCCCATCATCCTCTGGGAGCAACTCCTCCGCGCCTCGCTCACCTCAGAAGGCCATGAAGAGAACGTCAACCACACCTCCTAGGAAACAGCCCCGCGGCCACGCAGCTGATCCCTCCCTCAGCCCCTCCAGGAGAAGAGCCCCCAATGGCAGCCCCCCTGGGAAGGCCCGGCGCTCTGCCTCCCCTCGGGCTAGAAAGGGCCGGTCCTCAGCCTCCCCGTCCAGATCAGCTG GTTCAAAGAAGAAACTAGGATCAAGGAATGATTCACTGTCTCCTGTTCCAAAACCCAGGCATTCTGAGGCATCGGAATCAG AGGGGGCTACCGCAGATCCTGTGCAGCAGCGACGTCAGTACCGCAGGCAGAATCGGGAGACGTCTTCAG ATACGGGATCATCCTCCTCATCAGAGGACGAGGGGTCCAAGAGGCCGGGCGGAGGGCCAGCGGCAAGGAACGGGAATGTCAGGAGGCGGCGCAGtcgctccccctcctcccccaggagACGACACAGGGACGGCTCCCCCAG AAAAAGACGCTCCCCTTCTCCTGGAGGACGCCGATCTCCCCCACGCCGTCGCagatctccctctcctcctccgagaCGCAG gtctccctctccacctcctcgcAGACgctcc ccctcccccagacgGTACTCTCCCCCCATCCAGCGGCGCTACAGCCCTACTCCCCTGGGCCCACAGAAGAGAAGGCTATCGGGGTCTCCCCCTCCCAAATGCCTTTCCCCGATGCCTAAGCGCCGTCCCTCCAGGTCCCCGAAGCGCAGGAGTCCCCCTCCCCAAAAGAGACGCacacctcccctccccacctctcccccccGACACAGGAGGAGCCCCATGCTCCCATCCAACCGGCCAGGCCGGGGCACGCGCTCCCCCCCTGCTGTTCACAGTAAccgcctctcc ccctcccctgtcAACCGTGGCCGGGCCATGCGTGGGTCTGCTAGTCCTCAGGGGCGCTTTGACTCCTCGGGCACCTCTCCACCTGGCCTGAGGCGCCAGGTGTCCCCCTCACACAGCAACAGGGCAATCCGCAGGGTGTCCCGGACACCAGAGCCCCGCAAGAACCAGAG AGCCTCTCAAAGCCCTCAGCCTATGAGGAGAGCGTCATCAAGGTCACCGTCTGGTTCTCCTAAACCAGGAGCCTTGAAGCGGCCGGCCCCAGCCTCAGGCTTCCCCTCATCTGGCTGCTCGGCCAGTGGCTCGCCATCAGCCCCTCTGGCCAAGAAGGCCAGCAGCGGCTCTGGCAGCCCTTCTCCAAACAAG AATTCAGACACTGAGGCTGGAGGAAAGAAGAACAAAAAACATAAGAAGGAGAAGAAACATAAGAAGGACAAGAAGCACAAGAAGCACAAGAAACACAAGAAAGAGAAGAGTGGAGTGCTGGTGGCTGCTGGGGATGGCCAGGAGAACCTGGGGATGGAAGAGGATGTAGACTCCGACCTTAAAAAG GAATCAGACAGTGAAGTAGAAGAGCGTCTGGACGACCTGGAGAAGCACCTGCGAGAGAAGGCACTGCGTTCCATGAGGAAAGCTGGAAAGCTGTCCCCGCCACTGTCTTGA